A genomic segment from Cyprinus carpio isolate SPL01 chromosome A4, ASM1834038v1, whole genome shotgun sequence encodes:
- the LOC109086794 gene encoding SH3 and multiple ankyrin repeat domains protein 3-like isoform X4 — MPISPPADGKHEALDRPRQQHTPTNGNHGDDSIRASPGIKSTSEPMEDLHGNAAVIRIGIPDLQQTANLKKFMEYIQQRCVDKVCRFLEKGLDPNFHDSESGESPLTLVAQLDTCAELIKVLRSGGAHLDFRTRDGLTALHKAVQTHNHVALTTLLDLGASPDYKDSRGLTPLYHSAMVGGDPYCCELLLYDHAQLGYSDENGWQEIHQACRHGNVQHLEHLLFYGAEMSSQNASGNTALHLCALYNQEGCARVLLFRGANKEIKNYNNQTAFQIAIIAGNFDLAEIIKIHKTSDVVPFRETPSYSSRRRAVCVSPRRSLMRSASDNALDESLPAPSPAPSLRSLPPLEPDDTNPSQRSPQAAHTHTRSLRRHTRSGGHLSPGSPVQREPSPPAVSRGPKRRLYSAVPGRTFIAISSHSPQGEGEITLNRGERVKVLSIGEGGFWEGSVKGRTGWFPAHCVEEVQMRQYDPRLETREDRTKRLFRHYTVGSYDNYTSYSDYVIEEKSATLQKRDSEGFGFVLRGAKAETPIEEFTPTPAFPALQYLESVDLEGVAWRAGLRTGDFLIEVNGVSVVKVGHRQVVSLIRQGGSRLVMKVVSVTRKPDTGDVVRKKAPQPPKRDPSTSLTLRSKSMTAELEELASRRRRGEKLDEMLSSPKEPVVVMRPRPADTDSRAATVKQRPTSRRITQAEINSLLERQGLPISSGVSLAVDKSHMQLPRGMSRTKSFGAPEDERISALIGEHRFPRSSSMTDSFRQDSIPPPPQTAPPPPPTPYFLDSGPPPSFLPPPPPSRAANHSRSSFRPGAEPKLHGPVTTDRQRKTRSMIILQDTTHLPVEPAPIARPQTPTSGVVPTERGRRRGPPVENPYANIGRLSAVYTPTKPQRRKSPLVKQGPVEEGAAAQTTRDPSPLGGSRIPHSSRAEQFQQQVLSERARITPPGARRRPSVFLSVEGGATEPQTAPLLSQSHSVDELAELPPPAPMLSPGPPPGGTTFIHPLTGRPLDPSSPLALALAARERALSGRNTPTPTPSPTPSPTQGRAVERPETEGGATPPAPLVAPPSNSWRDEPVSITETASQVTSGSPGSGRSLEEALVPPSVQGVQPALMDTEHTPPAVPPTLPSPAPTLSNLTARSLTMSSEEDAEPYTVTLPPALLSSSDEETREELRKIGLVPPPQPFANGLLIKETPKATLSISPSGSRPSIAKTSSGKASDSTADSGVEDPHMETTSTVSTVSSMSTLSSESTDSTHASKPRSGVGRGRPAHLRDPLLKQSSDSELLPHPPSTGPSRPRYLFQRRSKLWGEEPRAQMGGSDESRPAAMGAELLSKDTHSLGEEPPMGAPLDPGRRSPVGGARCEENGGESKSLFSSLGELHTISQRSYGTTFTIRPGSRYPVTRRTPSPGATPERSEPLGPVRTFGPHHHHHTILKSSSLSLPQEPKEVRFVMRSASARARSRSPSPSPCASPCPSPVLGAPLLALRPFRQRPLALWSKYDVGEWLESVGLGEHRARFLEHEIEGAHLPALTKDDLAELGVTRVGHRMNIERALKQLLES; from the exons TGTGCCGAACTGATTAAGGTGTTGAGGAGTGGAGGAGCCCATCTGGACTTCAGAACCAGAGACGGCCTGACAGCGCTGCACAAAGCGGTCCAAACGCACAACCATGTAGCATTGACT ACATTGTTGGATCTGGGGGCGTCTCCAGACTATAAGGACAGTCGTGGGCTCACCCCCCTCTATCACAGTGCCATGGTTGGGGGAGATCCGTACTGCTGCGAGCTGCTGCTGTACGATCATGCCCAACTGGGCTACAGCGATGAGAACGGCTGGCAGGAGATCCATCAG GCTTGTCGTCATGGAAACGTGCAGCACCTTGAGCACCTGTTATTCTATGGAGCGGAGATGAGCTCTCAGAATGCCTCAGGAAACACAGCACTACACCTGTGTGCCCTCTacaaccag GAAGGCTGTGCTAGAGTTCTCCTGTTTCGAGGagcaaataaagaaattaagaacTACAACAACCAAACAGCATTTCAG ATTGCTATCATTGCAGGGAACTTTGACCTGGCAGAAATCATCAAGATTCATAAAACCTCAGATGTTG TGCCTTTCAGGGAGACCCCTTCGTACTCGTCTCGGCGGCGCGCGGTCTGCGTTTCCCCACGTCGCTCTCTGATGCGATCAGCCAGTGATAATGCTCTAGATGAGAGTCTGCCAGCTCCCTCTCCAGCTCCCTCACTTCGCAGCCTGCCCCCGCTGGAGCCTGATGACACCAACCCGTCCCAGCGCAGCCCCCAGgctgctcacactcacacacgcagcCTCAGGAGACACACCCGCTCAGGAGGACACCTCAG CCCTGGCAGTCCTGTACAGAGAGAGCCGAGTCCTCCTGCTGTGTCTCGAGGGCCCAAGCGACGGCTGTACAGTGCGGTGCCCGGCCGAACCTTCATCGCTATCAGCTCCCACAGTCCACAGGGCGAGGGTGAGATCACACTCAACCGAGGAGAGAGGGTCAAAG TGCTAAGCATAGGTGAAGGTGGATTCTGGGAAGGCTCAGTTAAAGGACGAACTGGCTGGTTTCCTGCTCACTGTGTAGAGGAAGTCCAGATGAGACAATATGACCCCCGACTAG AGACAAGAGAAGATCGCACCAAGAGACTTTTCAGGCACTACACTGTTGGCTCCTATGACAACTATACCTCTTacag TGATTATGTTATAGAAGAAAAAAGTGCAACTTTGCAGAAGAGAGATAGCGAAGGATTTGGCTTTGTGCTTCGGGGAGCTAAag CTGAGACACCCATAGAAGAGTTCACACCTACTCCTGCTTTTCCTGCCCTGCAATACCTGGAGTCTGTGGACCTGGAAGGGGTGGCGTGGAGGGCAGGGTTAAGGACGGGAGATTTCCTCATAGAg GTAAATGGGGTGAGCGTAGTAAAGGTGGGACATAGGCAGGTGGTATCACTGATTCGGCAAGGTGGAAGTCGGCTAGTAATGAAGGTGGTGTCTGTCACGCGCAAGCCTGACACTGGAGATGTCGTCCGCAAGAAAG ccccacaaCCACCCAAGAGAGACCCAAGCACCAGCCTGACCCTGCGCTCAAAAAGCATGACTGCAGAACTGGAGGAGCTGG CGTCAAGGAGAAGGAGGGGAG AGAAGTTGGATGAGATGTTGAGTTCGCCCAAAGAACCGGTTGTAGTGATGAGGCCACGTCCTGCGGATACGGACTCCAGAGCAGCCACTGTGAAACAGAGACCAACAAGTCGCCGCATCACACAGGCTGAGATCAAT tcTCTGTTAGAGAGGCAGGGTTTGCCAATAAGTTCAGGAGTGTCCTTGGCTGTGGACAAAAGTCACATGCAGCTGCCTAGGGGAATGTCAAGAACCAAGTCATTTG GTGCTCCTGAAGATGAAAGAATCTCAGCCCTGATTGGAGAGCATCGCTTTCCAAGAAGCTCCTCAATGACTGACAGCTTTAGACAAGATAGTATTCCACCCCCTCCGCAGAcggctcctccaccacctccaaCTCCCTACTTCCTAGATTCAGGGCCACCTCCATCCTTTCTTCCACCTCCTCCCCCTTCTCGTGCGGCCAACCATAGCCGTTCAAGCTTCCGCCCGGGGGCAGAGCCCAAACTCCATGGCCCAGTCACGACAGACCGCCAGCGAAAAACACGCTCCATGATCATTCTTCAGGATACCACCCATTTGCCAGTGGAGCCTGCCCCTATTGCAAGACCACAAACGCCTACCTCTGGAGTGGTTCCTACTGAACGTGGTCGTAGGCGTGGACCACCTGTGGAGAATCCATATGCTAACATAGGTCGTCTAAGTGCTGTTTATACTCCGACCAAGCCCCAGCGAAGAAAGAGCCCATTAGTTAAACAAGGACCAGTTGAGGAGGGAGCCGCTGCTCAGACTACTAGAGACCCCTCTCCTTTGGGAGGGTCACGGATTCCCCACAGCAGCCGAGCAGAGCAGTTCCAACAGCAGGTTCTTTCTGAGCGAGCTAGAATCACGCCTCCAGGGGCCCGACGCAGGCCCAGCGTTTTTCTATCTGTAGAAGGGGGCGCGACAGAGCCACAGACAGCCCCTTTACTTTCTCAGTCTCACTCCGTGGATGAGTTGGCTGAGTTGCCTCCACCTGCACCAATGCTTTCCCCTGGCCCACCACCAGGAGGCACCACTTTTATACATCCTCTAACAGGTCGACCACTGGATCCTTCCTCACCTCTAGCTCTTGCACTGGCTGCACGAGAACGTGCCCTTAGTGGGCGGAACACACCCACTCCTACACCTTCGCCCACACCTTCGCCCACTCAAGGTCGAGCAGTGGAAAGGCCAGAGACGGAAGGAGGAGCAACACCTCCTGCTCCTCTCGTGGCACCTCCATCTAATTCCTGGAGAGACGAACCAGTCAGCATCACAGAAACAGCAAGCCAAGTGACTAGCGGTAGCCCTGGGTCTGGACGAAGCCTGGAAGAGGCACTTGTCCCACCCAGCGTGCAAGGTGTCCAACCAGCGCTGATGGATACAGAACATACCCCACCGGCGGTCCCACCCACTCTACCTTCTCCTGCCCCTACCCTCTCAAATCTGACTGCTCGAAGTCTGACTATGAGCTCAGAGGAGGATGCGGAGCCTTACACAGTGACACTTCCCCCTGCATTGCTCTCGTCCAGTGATGAGGAAACCAGAGAGGAGCTTCGGAAGATAGGCCTCGTGCCGCCCCCTCAACCCTTCGCTAATGGCCTTCTAATTAAAGAAACACCCAAAGCCACTCTAAGCATTTCACCTAGTGGATCACGGCCATCCATTGCAAAGACCTCCTCTGGGAAAGCAAGCGATTCTACGGCAGACTCTGGGGTTGAAGACCCACATATGGAGACCACCAGTACTGTTTCTACAGTCTCCAGCATGTCCACGTTGTCTTCAGAGAGCACAGACTCCACTCATGCTAGTAAACCACGTTCTGGGGTGGGGCGTGGTCGCCCCGCCCATCTCAGGGACCCACTGCTTAAACAGTCATCAGACAGTGAGCTGCTTCCACACCCACCCAGCACAGGCCCCAGCCGTCCACGCTACCTATTCCAAAGACGCTCCAAACTCTGGGGGGAGGAGCCCCGGGCCCAAATGGGTGGATCTGATGAAAGTCGGCCTGCTGCTATGGGGGCAGAGTTGCTAAGCAAAGACACTCATTCACTGGGGGAGGAGCCACCAATGGGAGCGCCTCTTGACCCTGGCAGGAGATCACCTGTGGGGGGTGCCAG ATGTGAGGAGAATGGAGGAGAGAGTAAATC actCTTTAGTAGTTTAGGGGAGCTTCACACCATCTCTCAGCGGAGTTACGGCACCACCTTTACAATCCGGCCTGGCAGCCGATACCCAGTGACCCGTAGGACTCCAAGCCCTGGGGCCACACCAGAAAGGAGTGAGCCACTGGGGCCTGTCCGTACATTTGGCCCTCATCACCACCATCACACAATCCTCAAGTCTTCAAGCCTAAGTTTGCCCCAGGAGCCCAAGGAGGTGCGTTTCGTCATGAGGAGCGCCAGTGCTCGAGCCCGCAGCCGTTCTCCATCCCCTTCTCCATGCGCCTCCCCCTGCCCTTCACCGGTACTGGGAGCCCCTCTCCTGGCCCTACGCCCATTCAGACAGCGCCCCCTAGCACTGTGGAGTAAGTATGACGTTGGAGAGTGGCTAGAGAGTGTGGGACTAGGAGAACATCGTGCCCGCTTTTTGGAGCATGAGATTGAAGGCGCCCACCTGCCTGCACTGACCAAGGACGATCTGGCAGAGTTAGGGGTGACGCGGGTGGGGCACCGAATGAACATTGAACGTGCACTGAAGCAGTTGCTTGAGAGTTGA